The DNA sequence attaaatggcaattaaaataaataaatactgtaaagtaaccctttggcaaggtacaagaaattagaagtccagacttagttattcttatcaataataatgaaagttgaatcttaattccacttagttaacctttactaaagcaaaggaaagtcaagggactaattagtttgaccttcgaatcctatttatttcctaagaaaaggttgggattattgaagttcagttcaattagcaaagataacagttatcaattatgttgagctaagataactcatgagttactgatttcttaaccaagaccaaaaagggaaaaataaattaattctactggaataaaaatgtctttagattgggaataatcaatggcataaataaaagaaggcaatattaactgaaatacctcaaataacattaaataagaaaatcatcatgaatgtggcataagccaaataggcaacataactaatataagcattaaagtatctgaaaataagaaataaatataaagtaaaagaacattgaacctgggatcgagagtcactcctaaaactaagagaagtcctaaatcctaatcctaaagagagaggagagaacatctcttcaactaaacctaaatcatggaaagtgactaAAAATTGGATTCTCTCTTCAATGGAATGCATTCCCTCACTTCATAACCcctggtctatgccttctggacatggatttgggccaaaaagggctttagaatccgctatgagcgttttctgcaatttctggtgcgtggcctctgtcacgcgttcgcgtgggtcacgcggtcgcgtcaattGGAGTTTTTCCTTGTCGCGCGGTCgtgtcagtcatgcggccgcatCATAGGTGTTCTTCTTTAGGTGTGCGGTTGcatcagtcatgcggccgcgtcactgcttCTTCACGCTTGGCATGCgaccgcgtcgtccatgcgatcgcgtggatgctagtttctccaaaactccgttttatgctttccttccatttttgtatgtttccttttccatcctttaagtcattcctgccttagaagatctgaaactactcaacacactaatcatggcatcaaatggaaataaaggtaattaaaataatcaattttaaagcataggaaacatgtttttcacatacatcacataataaggaagggaaagtaaaaccatgcaattaatatgaataagtgggtgaaggattgaataaaacactcaaactaagcacaaaatatatcacaaaatatgggtttatcagaaTCCCAGAAATATTGATATCCTTTTGAAGCTTTGATTAGTCCTTGAACCcagctttttcttttctttttctttggtgctttacACTTTGAGCCTAGTTGtaactctaagtgttttgtcttCAAGCTTAACTTGATACAacaacaccacaagcacttaactaaGGAACTCTTTTGAgttcaaattttttctttttatttttcccaGATAGTGGTGCTCAGAGCCTTTGGCATACTGTGTAATTgtacttggtctcgactcttagtgctctgtctcaaggattactagATACAGTAACACCACAAGCATAAAGTTAGAAAAATAACTCATTTGATCCTTTAATCATTTTAGACtttcctaaccattgatgctcagagtCTTGGACCTTGCTCTTTATTATTAAAGTAATTAGAATAACTTATAATATATAACTTAAGTCTCATGCATtttactcttcttttcttaAGTCTCGTGCCACCAAATCAAAGTAATCAATCatcaattccttggtcaatcgATTAAGAAAAGAAGTTTAGCACAAAAATCATTTagtttcaattaaaattcaaaagtagTTCTAGATCGAATTTTATGTCATTATTCAAACTAGCCCTAAACAATTgagaattaaaagaaaaacaacgttgcacactttttaaaataatattcctagtcaaattaaaaaatcatgaGAAATAGTTTTCAAGCTATAATTCTGATATTAAATTTTCTAAAGTAATAAAtagaattcaaaataaaattagcaTATTTTCCAATACTGCTAATCTTTAAAGAATGAAGAACGAAAACTCaatcttaaaaataaattaatgcaatattttaaaataaaataaaataattagattaaTAATCCATGAAAAAGTAAATAGAATTCCTAACTTTTAACAAAAGAAATTAGTTACTCATAAGAATAAGAAAACtaaagcaaaagaagaagatgTAGGCATGAGATCTTGAATTGGAATCTGAAGATCCTCCTCCAGATGTCTCTCTCTTATGAACCTTGTTCACTTATTTATATTCTAAGTCTacctaaaatttaaattcaaaaactaaatctttatcttatcttttaggaagaATAAAATAACTACTTACttaaattcaaatcaaattttaataataattcaaatttaatcTAAAAATAGATCGTAACAactaaatcttatcttttacaaGAAGTTAATACCAACTAATTATTTGAATCTTGAATTTTTCAGTTGAATTTCAGAACTTCCTGGAAGGAGGAATGGGCTTAGGAATTGGGTTTCAAGTTTTGGCATTTTGGGCGCTGATTTTCATGACCAAAAGATGATGGTCGTGCGTGACTCAAACTAAATGTTCATTATAGACATATGCATACCATTCTAAAGCTCTGTATATTAGTTTTTTAACACCACTAGAACGGTCTCATTTGGACttctataactcaagttatgatcactTGACTATGAAGATATTAGGATTAATAACATTTGTAATTTACTCTTTAGttgtaaatttttttgagaATATAACTTGAATTCACAATAATTCTAAAACAACTCTAAATTTATGATTAGTCATAACTTATAAAAACTCTACTAGAAACATaagattttttatataaaattaagaaaactaataaaaattataaaaactactaaaaatgcGTAGACGTCATAATTCGATTGATGCACAGCACCAAATATTATGTACAGTTAGTGGTGTCAATATGTTAGGCCCTATAGGGCTTTGGCCCTACTTTATAGGGCCAGAAGAATAAAAAGCCCTTTAACTAATAGggtcaaatttttaaaaagccCTCAGGGCCAAAAGCCCTAGGCCAACCCATGGGTTACctaaaccttttttttttacattctCTATTTCAATAACACACATAAAACTTATTAAAAGTCATTAGTTTGTTTTATCCCTTTATCATTTTTATgcgtaaaaataaaaaaattgaaaaataaatgtTAATGTACATTGATCATATTAAATCCAACTTTTAACTATATATAGCAAGAAATCAAACATGGCATTCACTGTCTCATCACCCTTTTTCTTACTCTCTAGTATTTACCATCAATAATGTCtctagaaaattaaaataaagttgACACAAAAATTCATCATCTAAAATCATGAATGTTGAGGGGGATGCATCGTTTCTGTTGACACTTCTTCTTCATGAATTTCACCAATTTCATCATCTAAAATCAACCAATTAAAAAACAGttagaaatttaatttaaaatattatttgaaaaaaatagcATAAATATTTACCATCATGATTTGGAACAAATCCACGTAACCAACTCCTTGTGCAAATAAGCATTTGAACATGCGCATGAAGAGTGGAACTTCTATATTTTGTTAAAACACATCCACCAATACTGAATGCAAACTCAGATGCTACCGTAGTGATGGGAATACTTAAAACATCTCTGGCCATAACTGACAGAATGGAAAACCTATCCTCATTAATCTTCCAAAAATTCAGCACATCATACTTCAAATCATCTTCATTGGTGTAAATCAAACCTTTTAGATAAATCTCTAATTCATCTTTATCCTTGGAAGTTTGGGTTTCACAGTCAAATTCTCTGAACTCCTAAAAGATGTAGTATAAAGATTATTTAAGTAACGAATAAACATAATAGGAGAAAAATAAtactatattaaaattaaatacctTCATCACCATTTTGCTCTTCTTTGTAAGCCTTCCTTCTTCACGTGACATAGGAGATTGATTACTACTTTGAGAAATTGTTGAACCACCAAAAGTATTTATGTACTCTCCATACAACCTTTTAAATTTCTCCAATACTTCATTTGCCTTCAATTCAAAGGTTGAAGGATCtagttttttgtaacaaaaccTCAAGAACTTTAACTTTAATCGAGGATCAAGAATTGCCCCAAAAGCCAAGACAGTGCTATAATCCTTCTAATATTTATCAAACTTCATCTTTATTCTGAAAGCCATGTTCATAATAACAACATCATCACAAGTTTGATTGTCTTCCAAAAGACATTCAATTTTCCAAACTTGCATAAAATACAAATTTGATGTTGGATATGATGAACCCGAAATGAGGTTTGTAGTTTCATAAAATGGCTCTAAAAATTCACACATTTTTTTTTGCTAAGCTCCATTCTTTATTTGTCGGACAATCTTTATAAGTTCCATCTACAACACTAAGGATGTCAAAcgctttttcaaatttaattgcACTTTCCAACATCATATATGTAGAATTCCATCGAGTTGGAACATCTGATTTTAGACCAACACCTTCTTCAATTTCTGCTTGCTGCACACAATCTTTAAATTTCATCATTCTCCCATCAGAAGCTTTCACATATTTCACACTCTCTCTTATTTTAAATAAAGCTCCAGCAGCCACCTTTAACCCTTCTTGcacaatcaaatttaaaatgtgAGCGGAGCAACGCACATGAAAATATTCTCCATCGCAAAGCAAACTATTCTACTTACGTAGATGAGTTTTTAAGATGTTTTGCATGTTGTCATTTGCAGAAGCATTATCTAAAGTAATAGAGAATACTTTCTTATCAATACCCCATTGCTTCAAAGAGTTAAATAAGACTGCTTCCATATCGGTTCCAGTATGGGGAGGAATCATTcgataaaaattcaaaatcttacTCACTAGTCGCCAATTCTCATCAACAAAATGAGCTGTCAGACAAATATATCCTTCAGTGGTAGATGCTGTCCACACATCAGATGTCAAACAAATTCTATTAGGTATCCTAGACATCTTCTGCCTCAATTTCTCTTTCTCTGTTGAATAAATCATTTGAAGATCTGAAACTAAAGTGTTTCTTGAAGGCATTATAATCATTGGACTAATGTAATTAATCCAATCTCTAATACCCTCATACTCAACAAAGCTAAACGCAAGATCATGTTTTGCTATAGCCTGAGCGAGTTTTTTTCTATGAACATTCTGATCAATTTTAGTTGGCAAACCCTCTATATCATCATCAAATCTAATATTGAGGGGTATAGATTTACAAGAAACTATATGACGACTCAGATGAGAAGTCCCGTAACCATTCTTAGTTTTTGGATTTTTTCCAATTTTGTATTCATGATGACAAAAATTGCATTCAGCCTTTTCAATACCATCTCTGtctttttcaatctttttaaaaaatctccAAACATTAGATCTTTTACCAGAATCAACACCACCAGAAGCTTGAATAGGAGTCTCAGAAACAACTTCATCATCCATGTTTATAAATTTTCTAATCATATCCAAATAATGTGTATTAAAATTCTATAGCAACAACAACattcattaattcatattaaTTATTCATCTTATTTAAATAGACATATGCAACTGCAAAATTCAACAAATTAAACTAATATGACAACTATATACACATTAGAAATGACTAAAAAAGCTACCTTCTATGACAACTATATTAGTCCACTGcatttataattttgtttcatCCACTCCAGCACAAAATATCACAGCCATAGACAACAAAAATAGGGTAAAAGGTGAAAAAAGAAAGGTGAAAATGATGGGACTCTTCTGAATGATTCTAGAAATAAGTACATATAATAAAGTGTAGGAATCATTCATAACTAAAAGTTATTAAGAGTGCTTAATCATTCGTAATTCACAGCACTAATCATGTTAGCGTTAGATACCATATAATCCcatcaaacataaaattatctCAAGAAATTTCTTGATATTATTTTCTTTACCCCATTATTTTGCAAGCAGGATTTCATATGAACCATGCATCCTCCACCATTATCACATTTGTTGATATAGCTATATATACaaatgaagaacaagaagaaTGACTCACTAATTGATTAGCCTTAAGCTACAAAATTCTCCCTCAGAATCAAATAATGCAATCTAGATCCACCAATGGCATTATTTATCATACACATGCACACTCTTTGGTCCTTTAAAGCCTCCACAACTCCAACACTAGCAGCCACAATCCAAGGCTTTCTAGCTGAGCTACTCTGTATTAATTCGTCTCTCAAAAATTGAACAAGTGATGAATAACTATGTATTTTGATTCATGAAGTAGCACAAGGTTAATGTTATCTATCTATATAAGAAAGTTTTGTGGTGCCAAAGAAATTTGTGCCAAACAATAGCATCACTGAATTACTATTATTGACACCAAAAGTAATAACAACCTGGAAGCAACGAATTTTGCTATGTTCTCACAACTTGAATGCCATTCCTGGTCTGTACAGACTTACAGTATATATAGTTGTACAAATTAGGAAAGATATATAACTAACAAGTAAAACTAACTAATGGTGTAAGAATTAGATCTAACAGACTAACTAACCTGCTAGTTATGCAAAACTAACTCTATAGCTATATAAATAAAACTCTAATTGATTACTGCATCAAGAGAAAAGTATGAGGAACTAATGGAATACTTGTACAAtatgtacaatggaggtttatgaaatattagagatataactattAATGTTACATTTTTCCATCAGTTGAAACCTTtcggatgagtggtatcatgacatggtattagagtgCTAAATCTGAACGGTAAAGAGTTCGATCTTTAGTAAACTCCAAAATCATGGTTATTCTAGATAATATGGAGgatgttcattttgtaacttaatagcccattgtacacattgtataaatagtTCATTGTCTCCCTAACGGGATCCTGCATAAAGTTAAAGATGTGTATTTACATTTTGCTGCATTTCAGTTTCATTTGGCAATGCAGCTATATTATGTTACAAAGCCTAAtcgttattttctttttaaacaagaagaaatgTATGAATTCAAAGGAAAAATGATATATGTAATTTTAAAGTATTTTACTGACTCAATTATGGTCAATGACAAAGCAAACTAATTGAAATATTGGATTTCGGCATAGAGGAAGAAAGACATAATTAATCGAAACACCTTAGTACTATCGATTATTTTGGCCTGCGTTTGGATTTAAGGatagaacaaaataaaatactaaaaataagacaaaaaaaatagaaatacaaatatatatattatttgataataaataaaatataagaaataataaataaaaaatttattttatttttatttttcttttaaaataaaaaaaagatgatataataaaaaatttataaaaataataaaaaattatcttttattaatatatttatgtcttttctattaaaaaagacataaattaataaaatatactaatttaatatttaaaaaataatatttatatttatattttatctattaaatatgtaattttatattttattcgtATCTCTATCTTAGTATCTTATATTTATAAACAAATACaggtttatttaattttatcatgTTAAGAGGTTGGATGGATTTGTTTTCACAGCGAACGCAACGGATACTCGCTGGAACTTGGAAAATAAGAAAGCCTAAAACTAAAAGTGCTAATCCCtcaatttctaatatttttttttttttttgcgttGAACTTCTCTAATATGTTTTTTACAagtatatttttcttttctttcctcttctttcttttttctttctttcttttttctttctcttataTGGGGTCATATATATACTTAGATTTATTAGTTGAGACAATATACAAACACGGCATaattaaaacaaagaaatatgTTTAAAATTACAAACAAATCACACATTATGTTTTTTGAATTTCTATTTCTGCAATTATATTTCATCCCGATCACTATATACGAAAGATAGGTTTGTATATCATCACTCCTTTAAAAATCGTAAATACCCCAAATATAGCGAAGGGCGAAAATGTAACTATAGAATGCGGGTAATGACTCTATGGGCAAGTACGTTACTTTAACCCAAGAAAATGTCTATTTTTTTCATTGAGTAAGGCtaagaaattaaattttcatctaacataagtcatttttttaaattattttattcattttaaatttaaaattctaaataataaatttttaagttaaattctaaattataacattaaattctaaaattgactaatattaactaactaaaaattaattctctacactttttatttatgtaaacgAAAAATATTTAAGGGTAACGTATTTAATTATTGATGTATACAATTTCTTATAAACTTTTTCATGCAAAACTCCACATAGATTTATGTCATTTATCCTAGTGATTTCACTATATATTTAGTGTAATGATGTCACAATTCGAATCTGCCACGACTACATACATAcatttatttcttctcttagcTTGTTGCAGTTTTTTCATCACATAATGTATTTAGCACTATCCTGTTTAGAAGTGAATCTCCGGTAATCTTATGTCCTGGTCTCTATGTCCCTTATAGTACTGGTGATGAGTACTTCTGTATGTGTGAACTGCACATCATATATACGATCGCTAGCAGCCAGCTGTATTTAAatataaagcataatttttaaGGCTTAATAGTCAAGAATTAAGAGAATTATAGTGGCCACTGAAGAATTTCTAATGGCCAAGAGTAAAGTAATGAAATTGACAAGAGTCCTACCACTTTGTCCTGGACAAAAGAAAATAGACCACCAAAACCAAAACGGCCACATAAAATAATTCTAATCTGCTACTAAACTAGCCATTCCCGTACAGCATAACAATTTAAAGGACATAGTaatgatgatggaaaaggtcATTCTAAcgcttttatttatataatgtaATGACGTGTTCAGAGATTAGTCTAAACAAAAAGTGAGTTCCCTCCACCAATAGATAGATACTCGACCCCCTCACTTGGAGTGTAGCAGGTGTTACTTTTTCCTAATCTTTTAATGTGGAATTCgagttataatttattattgaaaaatacatattttataataaaattttcatgATATtcgaattaatataattatcatTATCAAATAGATACGTACAGTTTCGAccatacaaaaatatttttgcataaaaatatttgtgttacttatttttcttatctttgttAGTAATTTATCGCCTCATTATATATCACTATAAAATGTagcatatttaatattttttaataaaaatactaaatatacaCAAAAGTTAGCtaataaaattaactattatatatttatgtataaatatatataatttaatttatttttaatatatattttatattaataaccaATTTTAATGTAAATATATCtaacatgtttttttttttttaatactcTCTTTATTATTGTGATAATAAAGTTGTTGGTGTTATTATAGAAATGATATATACCTAAAATACTCTAAGAGTATAAGTGAGTTGGTAGatagagaaaaagagaaaaacttgtaattaatttctttcttttgccTTTGTTTCTCATTTCCCCCTATTTTATTGATTGTATAGATTTGACGGAGTATAAAATAGGCTTTGTATGTGCAcacataattttaatttatgcgTGAGAAATTCTCCTGGTAACTCTTAATTATTAGGTGTTACTCATGTACACTTATTAGGAGTACCAATCACCTAACTCATTTAACATAATTCACTTTTatgtttttaaactttaaatcAATAACTTGTAACAACACATTTTACTCGTTAACAAAAGTAATGAGTCACCAATAAATAAATGATCATTATCATATCAATGCTTTTTCCACATATCATCAATCCATCCCCACACTATAAATAGGAAGCACCTTCCTCTAAAAAATTTCATCAACATAACATTATTCTTAGCTTTAAGAAAGTAAATAATAAAACTCCTCCTTGTGTATCTCCTGGTGAAGTAATAGTAGCTAGTGAGAAGAATGACGAGAACACAAGAATTAGTGATGATGATAACCTTTTTAGTGTTGGGATGTGCACTAACCATGGCAGAAACAGCAGCTCTAGAGCATGCTCATCACTATGAATGCACTCATACCAGATACCCTAGTCTATGTGATGAAACCTTGAAGGAGTTGATGAGTTCAGGGAATGATAAAAATGTTGATATCATTCTGGCTCTTGTAAACAAAACCATATCTGAAACCAACTTGCCAAGATCATATTTTGCTTCATTTGAGACTCAGGATAATGCTCAACAAGACAAATCATCTTCATCAGTCGGAGGTATATAACGCACATAATgcattttttcccctttttcctttcttggtaatttgaaaattataaatttagttGTTTACCTCATGCACGTTTTGATATGGTCTCATTCATGAAAAACAATACTAACCTTTTTCAACGAAGCAACAACATTCGTATATAttgtttataataattttttttctccatATAATGAAATATATAAATGTATATATTGTAGTACAACtttattttctgaaataataatttaaaattagcagaagtattaaaaaaaatacggGTACACagattattttcttttctttgacaCTAAAGgtgttttaaaatttaataactatCAATTATAGAAAAAAAGTAATTTGGATGATTACTGAGCATatgaaaaaaatagataaaattatttttaaatatttttagccGTTAATATAAAGCCAGTTCTGttatatctttattatattgcCTACTATAGTTATGAAAGTAAccacatttttattttaaataagaaATAGACATGTGGCAAACTTGGCCTTTATATGTAAGTGTCAGTACTTAACTATATTGATAACtatcaaaaattaaatattaaatattaatcatttatttttatcaaaataatatttttattatttaaatagtggattattattattaaaagaaaagttaaaCACAGTAAACGGTTTATTTCTTGAGATGTTACCATAGATGCCAAAAGAAAGAAGATGGTCTTCAAGGTTAGTTAGGCATGATAACCATAACTATTATAAGGGGACGTTCTCCTTATCTcctaatataattattaaaaatactgtattaaaaatttttttgttagtaattccctacttttttttttgttcttgtaAGCGAGCTTAGCCTCAGTGATTTCTGTGCTCATCTAATTATTAAAGCAAGAAATTAATCAATTTAATAATGGGTGAGTAATTAATTGAAAGTTAAAACATGCAGGTTATTGTCAAGAGCTAATGGACATGTCAATGAAGAGGTTGGACCAATCCATGGAAGCACTGAGCAAGCCAACAAGAAACAAGGAGGACATCCAAACGTGGCTAAGCGCTTCCCTAACTTTCCAACAAACTTGCAACGACTTCGCACGATCACAAACCTCCACCGGCGTCGCCACTGCCGTGGTAGACACCATTTCCAAGAAGATGGACTATCTTTCCGCATTAGCCAGTAACTCACTTGCCCTGGTTAACCAAATCACCGccaccacaaccacaaccactACCACGAAgcgaaaagaaaaggaaagcaaagaagaatTTCCCGAATGGATTTCTTCGAAAGCAAGAAAACTCCTTCAGGGAGCAGCGCCCATAGAAGCGAACGCGGTGGTTGCGCAAGACGGTTCAGGGAACTACAAGACGATTTCTGAGGCCATTGCAGCGGCCACAGGTGGAAGATTTGTGATTTACGTGAAAGCAGGGACTTACAAGGAGAAGATTCGGACAAGTAAGAATGGCATAACGTTGATTGGAGCGGGTAAATATTCGACCGTTATTGTTGGAAGTGAGAGCGTTAAGGGTGGAGCTTCCTTGCCTGACACCGCCACATTCAGTTAGTTATTTtccttcatttttcttttaaaaattttttaaaatcaatcatttttaataattttgacTAATATGTAATCCATACATATTAAATTGactcaaattaaataaatcaattttattaatttatatatataaattctaATACATATGATGAGTATAGATTATATTAACTCATAtgtataaattttgataaatatatataaatataaattattattaattaaatattaaattaaaataataatatttattgagtATATTATGTAGTATTATTGTTGATGAAATATTACTTTAAAATGTTGATTCCTTAACATTTTTCGATAACTAACAAAGAAGTTACAGACACTAAGTAGTTTGATCCAATAATTTTACTCTCAGTGACTTAGTAAACAACAATAGAAGAACATAATATGTATATAGGTAGGTAGTGAATGCATAAGGTTAACAACAATAGTTTATGTTTTGATGTAATGCTAacacattttattttatatttgaatttaacatttcttttatagaaaaacttgtttttagataatgaaaatgataacttttaaaagaaataattgTTTTTAgcgattatatatttaataatttttctaaacatatttacaaaatttaaaaatactttttaaaccCAAACAAGCTCTTTAGTCTTTGGGAGACATGAATATGACTAATTACTACACATTTTCATTATACTATAAGGGGTTTAAGTCTTCTATGTCGGTGCTGATGCATATCATTATTCTTAAGTCGTTTTCTATGAAATAAAATTCTTTACAAAAACGCACATGGATGGGCTTACACAATTAGCTCTCTAATTAATGAgttcataaataaaaaagagtATTAGACGAGCAAGTGGACAAACGAAGTTTTCATGCAAGTACTCTATCTCATAAGTCATACCCTTTTCGTGTACTTGACTCTCAACTTCCTTCCTTTACTACTTTtgattacaaaataaaaaataaaataaatgaattttGTATTCATTTGTAGGGCTcgtattaaaaattaaaaacaagtttaacaatctttcttcactttcttttccttgaaaaataataattcttCTAAATTATCCTTCTAGAAATCTTCATAATTtctaaagaaaaaatatttgaacatcttttatatttttaagatattaaatatatttaaatttttactttatttaagAGGTTCTATTACCACTTTTTAAACTCATTTTCTAAATGTAATTATTGCTAACCTCCATTTCATTTATTACGACCAGTCAGGCGAGGAAACTTAGCTCCAGTAAATTAGTTGATTTAATTCGCTTATTAATTTTGTGCAACATTATCTTCTGATTCAGCTAACATATCTCCCATGAAAAAGACAATATAGAAGAGCAAAAGATTTTCATTTATTAGCAAAGGACTCTCTGCCTCAATTTTACGCACATTCTTCTAGCCTTTCACtattctcttccctttttcaaataatttttcattaaaaaaatccataattctatatatatactaaaaattaattatcaaatgacatacacaaaatataaattaaaatatgaaagatatattgaatataaattaaataatataaatatctaataattaatttaataatttatttttatgtatatataatattttattaaaaacaaTCATATTACATGTATTGATATAATAttaacttattttattataatgtTTGATAgacaaaaaatcaattaaaaacagttcaaatttattt is a window from the Arachis stenosperma cultivar V10309 chromosome 3, arast.V10309.gnm1.PFL2, whole genome shotgun sequence genome containing:
- the LOC130970517 gene encoding pectinesterase, encoding MTRTQELVMMITFLVLGCALTMAETAALEHAHHYECTHTRYPSLCDETLKELMSSGNDKNVDIILALVNKTISETNLPRSYFASFETQDNAQQDKSSSSVGGYCQELMDMSMKRLDQSMEALSKPTRNKEDIQTWLSASLTFQQTCNDFARSQTSTGVATAVVDTISKKMDYLSALASNSLALVNQITATTTTTTTTKRKEKESKEEFPEWISSKARKLLQGAAPIEANAVVAQDGSGNYKTISEAIAAATGGRFVIYVKAGTYKEKIRTSKNGITLIGAGKYSTVIVGSESVKGGASLPDTATFTIMGDGFIAKDIGFHNNAGPQGEQAVALYIASDRSVLFRCSIAGYQDTIYAHSLRQFYRECDIYGTIDFIFGNAAAVFQTCNIMLRRPLHGGSNAVLANGRTDPGQNTGFSLHKCAITPSSDLSPVKHSVKSYLGRPWKEYSRAVVIGCTIDDAIAQQGWVEWPGYGSSVLRTLYFGEYGNSGPGAGTARRVQWPGFHIMGNVEASKFTVGNFIAGSSWIPSSVGFISGL